One stretch of Ornithinimicrobium ciconiae DNA includes these proteins:
- the rarD gene encoding EamA family transporter RarD → MSQAAGTHVPAGDPATSAGSSTGPSTGPASPDEAATVRRGTAYGFLAYLLWGAFPLYFVALKPAGALEILAHRVIWSLLLCLLILALTRRARWVLDMFRDRRQLGTLTLAGLLIAVNWTVYLLAVLSGKVTEAALGYFLNPLVTVALGVIILRERLRPAQWVAVSLGVVAAIYLTINHGSPPWISLVLASSFACYGLLKKRLGASLSALHSLTGETVVLTPFAIALLVWLTVAGEQTFTGHGTGHMLLLVSAGVATTVPLLLFAAAAKRVPLVTIGLLQFLTPVLQLLAGVLVLGEVMPASRWVGFGLVWVALVILSVDSVVSAGRSRRLARAAQGAAV, encoded by the coding sequence GTGAGCCAGGCCGCCGGGACCCACGTCCCGGCCGGCGACCCCGCCACCTCGGCCGGGTCCTCAACGGGACCGAGCACCGGCCCCGCCAGCCCGGACGAGGCCGCGACAGTTCGGCGTGGCACGGCCTACGGTTTCCTGGCCTACCTGCTGTGGGGTGCCTTCCCGCTCTACTTCGTGGCGCTGAAGCCCGCCGGTGCGCTGGAGATCCTGGCACACCGCGTGATCTGGTCACTGCTGCTCTGTCTGCTGATCCTGGCGCTGACCCGACGAGCCCGCTGGGTGCTCGACATGTTCCGGGACCGGCGTCAGCTCGGCACGCTGACCCTCGCCGGGCTGCTGATCGCGGTCAACTGGACCGTCTACCTCCTGGCCGTGCTCAGCGGCAAGGTCACCGAGGCCGCCCTGGGCTACTTTCTCAATCCGCTGGTCACCGTGGCCCTCGGCGTGATCATCCTGCGGGAGCGGCTGCGCCCCGCCCAGTGGGTGGCCGTGTCGCTCGGCGTCGTCGCGGCGATCTACCTCACGATCAACCACGGGTCTCCACCGTGGATCTCCTTGGTGCTGGCCTCCAGTTTCGCCTGTTACGGCCTGCTGAAGAAGCGCCTCGGCGCCTCCCTGTCGGCGCTGCACTCGCTCACCGGCGAGACGGTGGTGCTGACCCCCTTCGCCATCGCCCTGCTGGTCTGGCTGACGGTCGCCGGGGAGCAGACCTTCACCGGCCACGGCACCGGCCACATGTTGCTCCTGGTCAGCGCCGGAGTGGCCACGACCGTGCCGCTGCTGCTGTTTGCGGCCGCCGCCAAACGGGTGCCGCTGGTGACCATCGGCCTGTTGCAGTTCCTCACGCCGGTGCTCCAGCTGCTCGCCGGTGTCCTGGTCCTGGGCGAGGTGATGCCAGCCTCGCGGTGGGTTGGCTTCGGGCTCGTCTGGGTGGCGCTGGTCATCCTCTCGGTCGACTCGGTCGTCTCCGCCGGGCGCTCCCGCCGGCTAGCCCGGGCCGCGCAGGGCGCCGCAGTCTGA
- a CDS encoding 2-oxoacid:ferredoxin oxidoreductase subunit beta, whose protein sequence is MEIQPRPSGTQAVPSLPEGAPKQTKKDFTSDQEVRWCPGCGDYAVLAAVQGFLPDLGLKRENIVFISGIGCSSRFPYYLDTYGMHSIHGRAPAIATGLATSREDLSVWVITGDGDALSIGGNHLIHAMRRNVNLTILLFNNKIYGLTKGQYSPTSDVGSVTKSTPVGSVDHPFNPVSLALGAEATFVARTMDSDRAHLTTVLKAAAEHRGTSLVEIYQNCPIFNDGAFQLLKDRDEKEARVLNLVDGEPVRAGADHVVVRQPDGALAVVTEDEAEPGTVLVHDAGSTDPSTAFALSRLDDGSMTHLPMGIFRSVSRPTYDDQVRAQVDAARSTEGGPADDEQLAVLLRGGDTWTVG, encoded by the coding sequence GTGGAGATTCAGCCGCGCCCCTCAGGGACCCAGGCGGTCCCGTCCCTGCCCGAGGGCGCGCCCAAGCAGACCAAGAAGGACTTCACCTCCGACCAGGAGGTGCGCTGGTGTCCCGGATGCGGCGATTACGCCGTGCTGGCCGCCGTGCAGGGCTTCCTGCCCGACCTCGGGCTGAAGCGGGAGAACATCGTCTTCATCTCCGGCATCGGCTGCTCCTCGCGCTTCCCCTACTACCTCGACACCTACGGGATGCACTCGATCCACGGACGCGCACCGGCGATCGCCACCGGCCTGGCCACCAGCCGCGAGGACCTGTCGGTCTGGGTCATCACCGGTGACGGCGACGCCCTCAGCATTGGCGGCAACCACCTCATCCACGCGATGCGCCGCAACGTCAACCTCACGATCTTGCTGTTCAACAACAAGATCTACGGTCTGACCAAGGGTCAGTACTCCCCCACCTCCGATGTGGGCTCGGTGACCAAGTCGACCCCGGTCGGCTCCGTGGATCACCCGTTCAACCCGGTCTCCCTCGCCCTGGGCGCCGAGGCCACGTTCGTGGCACGGACGATGGACTCGGACCGCGCACACCTGACCACCGTGCTGAAGGCAGCGGCGGAGCACCGAGGCACGTCCCTGGTCGAGATCTATCAGAACTGCCCGATCTTCAACGACGGCGCCTTCCAGCTGCTCAAGGACCGGGACGAGAAGGAGGCCAGGGTGCTCAACCTGGTCGACGGCGAGCCCGTGCGGGCCGGGGCCGACCATGTCGTCGTGCGGCAGCCCGACGGTGCCCTCGCCGTCGTGACCGAGGACGAGGCGGAGCCGGGGACCGTCCTGGTGCACGACGCCGGGAGCACCGACCCCTCCACGGCCTTCGCGCTGTCCCGCCTGGACGACGGGTCGATGACCCACCTACCGATGGGCATCTTCCGCTCGGTGTCGCGGCCGACCTATGACGATCAGGTCCGGGCCCAGGTCGACGCAGCCCGCTCCACGGAAGGTGGCCCGGCCGACGACGAGCAACTGGCAGTACTGCTGCGCGGCGGCGACACCTGGACCGTGGGGTGA
- a CDS encoding 2-oxoacid:acceptor oxidoreductase subunit alpha codes for MSSKPLQRLDRVVIRFAGDSGDGMQLTGDRFTSETAALGNDLSTLPNFPAEIRAPAGTLPGVSSFQLHFADHDVLTPGDDPDVLVAMNPVALKANLGDLPRGSTIIVNTDEFSKRNLTKVGYAASPVEDGSLESWHVHPLPLTSITVEALADFGLTRKEKERAKNMLALGLLSWMYSRPLEGTEAFLRAKFAKAPEILEANLTALRAGFNYGETTEDFAVRFEVAPATMPPGTYRTITGNAAMALGLVTAAQRSGLPLVLGSYPITPASDILHTLSGMKRYGVTTLQAEDEIAAVGMALGASFGGALGVTSTSGPGLALKAETIGLGVSTELPLVILDIQRGGPSTGLPTKTEQSDLLQAIHGRNGESPVAVIAPQSPSDCFDIALEAVRMAATYRTPVIVLSDGYLANGSEPWRVPDVADLPEVNVEFATGPNDTDADGKAVFHPFLRDPETLARPWAVPGTAGLEHRIGGIEKANITGHISYDPDNHDLMTRLRQGKIDGIADTIPNLEVDDPSGEARVLVLGWGSTYGPIAAATRLVRATGIPVARAHLRHLNPFPRNLGEVLHAYDRVIVPEMNLGQLALLLRGTFLVDVQSHTAVRGLPFPASELAEVLHKAVAQSLEGVQ; via the coding sequence ATGAGTAGCAAGCCCCTGCAGCGCCTGGACCGTGTTGTCATCCGGTTTGCGGGCGACTCCGGCGACGGGATGCAGTTGACCGGTGACCGCTTCACGTCAGAGACGGCGGCGCTGGGCAACGACCTGTCGACCCTGCCCAACTTCCCTGCTGAGATCCGGGCCCCTGCTGGCACCCTCCCGGGCGTCTCGAGCTTCCAGTTGCACTTTGCCGATCACGACGTGCTGACCCCCGGGGACGATCCCGACGTGCTGGTGGCGATGAACCCGGTCGCGTTGAAGGCCAACCTGGGTGACCTGCCTCGAGGCAGCACGATCATCGTCAACACCGATGAGTTCTCCAAGCGCAACCTCACCAAGGTTGGCTACGCAGCCAGCCCGGTCGAGGACGGCAGCCTGGAGTCCTGGCACGTCCATCCTCTGCCGCTGACCTCGATCACGGTGGAGGCCCTGGCCGACTTCGGTCTGACCCGCAAGGAGAAGGAGCGGGCCAAGAACATGCTCGCCCTCGGCCTGCTGTCGTGGATGTATTCCCGGCCGCTGGAAGGCACCGAGGCGTTCCTGCGGGCCAAGTTCGCCAAGGCTCCCGAGATCCTCGAGGCCAACCTGACCGCCCTGAGGGCCGGCTTCAACTATGGGGAGACGACCGAGGACTTCGCGGTCCGCTTCGAGGTCGCCCCGGCCACGATGCCACCGGGCACCTATCGCACGATCACCGGCAACGCCGCGATGGCGCTCGGCCTGGTGACCGCCGCGCAGCGCTCCGGCCTGCCACTGGTGCTGGGAAGCTATCCCATCACTCCGGCCTCGGACATCCTGCACACGCTGTCCGGGATGAAGCGTTACGGGGTGACCACCCTGCAGGCCGAGGACGAGATCGCGGCGGTCGGCATGGCTCTGGGCGCCAGTTTCGGCGGCGCACTGGGGGTGACGTCCACCTCCGGACCGGGCCTGGCCCTGAAGGCCGAGACCATCGGCCTGGGCGTGTCCACGGAGCTGCCCCTCGTCATCCTCGACATCCAACGGGGTGGGCCGAGCACCGGCCTGCCCACCAAGACCGAGCAGTCCGACCTGCTCCAGGCCATCCACGGCCGCAACGGAGAGTCGCCGGTGGCGGTGATCGCGCCTCAATCCCCCTCAGACTGCTTCGACATCGCGCTGGAGGCGGTGCGGATGGCGGCGACCTACCGCACCCCGGTCATCGTGCTCTCTGACGGCTACCTCGCCAACGGGTCCGAACCGTGGCGGGTCCCCGATGTGGCGGACCTGCCTGAGGTAAACGTGGAGTTCGCGACGGGCCCCAACGACACCGACGCTGACGGCAAGGCGGTCTTCCACCCGTTCCTGCGTGACCCGGAGACGTTGGCCCGGCCGTGGGCGGTGCCGGGAACCGCTGGTCTCGAGCACCGCATCGGGGGCATCGAGAAGGCCAACATCACCGGCCACATCTCCTACGACCCGGACAACCACGACCTGATGACCAGGCTGCGCCAGGGCAAGATCGACGGCATCGCCGACACGATCCCGAACCTGGAGGTCGACGACCCGTCGGGCGAGGCTCGCGTCCTGGTCCTGGGATGGGGCTCGACCTACGGACCAATCGCCGCCGCCACCCGGCTCGTGCGAGCCACCGGCATCCCGGTGGCCCGGGCCCACCTGCGCCACCTGAACCCGTTTCCACGCAATCTGGGTGAGGTCCTCCATGCCTATGACCGCGTGATCGTGCCGGAGATGAACCTGGGCCAGCTGGCCCTGCTGCTGCGTGGCACCTTCCTGGTGGACGTCCAGTCCCACACCGCGGTTCGCGGCCTGCCGTTCCCGGCCTCCGAACTGGCCGAGGTGCTGCACAAGGCCGTCGCGCAGTCCCTGGAAGGAGTGCAGTGA
- a CDS encoding serine hydrolase, with amino-acid sequence MRSSRALVRADRRHGRARSTGAALACVVLVLTGCTGGDAPTSDGSATSGTQQTDTQQTDTEETTSPTGADDLTPTSAPGPADPTDPGTAKTGLVPPFDLGRLDGELREQTQWLLERLTEGATGPSEEEAAERFSTDFLEAVPADQIEPVLTQFRGGPALTLSAVGEVQERGDGAYGVELTLTGEQPLRLSLGVDADGLIDALLIQPGPPQNLPELGSWEELDEEFSALGGTTAVFVGEVSAGRCTTVHASEAAQEPTPSGSVFKLIVLTAVADAVANGELAWDDELTLTAPVKSLPSGELQDRPDGSTLSVREAATLMISISDNTATDLLMETIGPERLAAVMDSVVEEPERRAPLLTTQQFFLLGWDAPDVRAQWADADPAERTALLEQLPQDLSGLRANPFSVSDPAWQDGVGWFLTGAEICTLHAMLQQQAQGEAGEPLRQILSANPGLPRPDGARYQAFKGGSAPGVLAYTFYVETSQDGDPGVGSGRVLSVQVSHSGPILATAYTDLTQAGLELLTQE; translated from the coding sequence ATGAGGAGCAGCCGCGCTCTGGTACGGGCGGACCGGCGGCACGGGCGGGCGCGCAGCACCGGTGCTGCGCTCGCGTGCGTCGTGCTGGTGCTGACCGGCTGCACCGGGGGCGACGCGCCGACCTCGGATGGCAGCGCCACATCGGGCACCCAGCAGACGGACACCCAGCAGACGGACACCGAGGAGACGACCTCCCCGACCGGGGCGGACGACCTGACCCCGACCTCCGCGCCGGGACCAGCCGATCCCACCGATCCAGGGACCGCGAAGACCGGGCTCGTGCCGCCCTTCGACCTCGGGCGGCTGGACGGTGAGCTGCGCGAGCAGACGCAGTGGCTCCTGGAGCGCCTGACCGAGGGGGCGACGGGTCCGAGCGAGGAGGAGGCTGCCGAGCGCTTCAGCACCGACTTCCTTGAGGCCGTGCCCGCCGATCAGATCGAGCCGGTGCTCACGCAGTTCCGCGGAGGACCCGCGCTGACACTGAGCGCGGTGGGGGAGGTGCAGGAGCGAGGTGATGGTGCGTATGGCGTCGAGCTGACTCTCACCGGTGAGCAGCCGCTGCGCCTGTCGCTGGGTGTCGATGCCGACGGCCTCATCGATGCTCTGCTGATCCAGCCCGGCCCACCTCAAAACCTCCCGGAGCTGGGCTCGTGGGAGGAGCTCGACGAGGAGTTCTCTGCGCTGGGGGGCACCACGGCGGTCTTCGTCGGGGAGGTGTCCGCCGGCAGGTGCACCACCGTCCACGCCTCCGAGGCTGCTCAGGAGCCAACTCCGTCAGGGTCCGTCTTCAAACTCATCGTCCTCACGGCGGTTGCCGACGCCGTGGCGAACGGTGAGCTCGCCTGGGATGACGAACTGACCCTCACCGCTCCGGTCAAGAGCCTGCCCTCGGGGGAGCTGCAGGACCGCCCGGACGGCTCGACCCTCTCGGTGCGGGAGGCTGCCACCCTGATGATCTCGATCAGTGACAACACCGCCACCGACCTGCTGATGGAGACGATCGGACCGGAGCGGCTGGCGGCGGTCATGGACAGCGTCGTCGAGGAGCCAGAGCGCCGTGCTCCGCTGCTGACTACCCAGCAGTTCTTCCTGCTCGGGTGGGACGCGCCGGACGTGCGGGCGCAGTGGGCCGACGCCGACCCGGCCGAGCGGACCGCCCTGCTGGAGCAGTTGCCGCAGGACCTGTCAGGCCTGCGGGCCAACCCGTTCTCGGTCTCCGACCCTGCCTGGCAGGACGGCGTCGGGTGGTTTCTCACCGGTGCGGAGATCTGCACCCTCCACGCCATGCTGCAGCAGCAGGCTCAGGGTGAGGCGGGGGAGCCGCTGCGGCAGATCCTCAGCGCCAACCCAGGGCTGCCGCGACCCGACGGCGCGCGCTATCAGGCGTTCAAGGGCGGGTCGGCCCCCGGCGTGCTCGCCTACACCTTCTATGTCGAGACCTCGCAAGACGGAGATCCGGGTGTGGGCAGCGGCCGGGTGCTGAGCGTCCAGGTCTCCCACTCCGGGCCCATCCTGGCCACCGCCTATACCGACCTCACGCAGGCCGGACTGGAGCTGCTCACGCAGGAGTGA
- a CDS encoding AAA family ATPase has protein sequence MIRTVAVHGYRSIRDLTLELGGLDVVTGANGSGKSNLYRALRLLAGCADGSIVPAIARDGGLSSILWAGPERPSADVVAGRAPAQGTARREPISLRLGYASDELGYLVDLGVPIPCHSPFVNDPELKREQIFHGAVARPGSLLVDRRGPDIRVRDEQWRHLEQQVLPHQSVLAEVAGVEGAPEITAVRREILTWRFYDHFRTDPQAPARAPSMGTISPVLSHDGANLAAALVTIAFQGDQRGVDAAVEAAFPGSTLSTRDLPDGRVEAALSQPGLLRALAPAELSDGTLRYLLLVAALKTTRPPGLMVLNEPETSLHRDLLPALGDLIADASRSTQVLVVTHSPELIEALGRHGAVRHELTKDPGGTGVAGRGGLLDVPRWVWPGR, from the coding sequence GTGATCCGCACAGTCGCCGTCCACGGGTATCGCTCGATCCGCGACCTGACCCTTGAGCTGGGCGGCCTCGACGTGGTCACCGGAGCCAACGGCTCCGGCAAGTCCAACCTCTATCGTGCTCTGCGACTGCTGGCCGGGTGTGCCGACGGATCGATCGTGCCGGCGATCGCCCGCGACGGTGGCCTGTCCTCGATCCTGTGGGCGGGGCCGGAGCGCCCGTCCGCGGACGTTGTCGCGGGACGAGCCCCGGCGCAGGGGACCGCCCGTCGCGAGCCGATCAGCCTGCGGTTGGGTTATGCCAGCGACGAGCTCGGCTATCTCGTGGATCTCGGCGTCCCAATCCCGTGCCACAGCCCGTTCGTCAACGATCCCGAGCTGAAGCGTGAGCAGATCTTCCACGGCGCGGTGGCCCGGCCGGGCAGCCTCCTGGTCGACCGGCGCGGACCGGACATCCGCGTGCGGGACGAGCAGTGGCGACACCTGGAGCAGCAGGTGCTGCCGCACCAGTCGGTGCTGGCCGAGGTTGCCGGGGTCGAGGGGGCTCCCGAGATCACCGCCGTGCGGCGCGAGATCCTCACCTGGCGCTTCTACGACCACTTCCGCACCGACCCGCAGGCCCCCGCTCGCGCGCCGTCCATGGGCACGATCTCACCTGTGCTGTCCCACGACGGTGCCAACCTCGCGGCAGCGCTGGTGACGATTGCCTTCCAGGGAGACCAGCGCGGTGTCGACGCCGCCGTCGAGGCTGCTTTCCCCGGCTCGACCCTGTCGACCCGTGACCTGCCCGACGGACGGGTCGAGGCTGCGCTGAGCCAGCCGGGGCTGCTGCGCGCCCTGGCTCCAGCTGAGCTGTCCGACGGGACGTTGCGCTATCTCCTGCTCGTCGCCGCCCTCAAGACCACCCGACCGCCGGGTCTGATGGTGCTCAACGAGCCGGAGACCAGCCTGCACCGCGACCTGCTGCCCGCCCTGGGGGACCTGATCGCCGATGCCTCCAGGTCGACCCAGGTCCTGGTGGTGACGCACTCTCCGGAGCTGATCGAGGCTCTCGGCAGGCACGGGGCCGTCCGCCATGAGCTGACCAAGGATCCAGGCGGCACGGGTGTCGCCGGGCGGGGTGGTCTGCTCGACGTGCCGCGCTGGGTGTGGCCCGGCCGGTGA
- a CDS encoding NADH-quinone oxidoreductase subunit A: protein MTDYLVALAVTMTGILLVVAAAGARRVLAPHDPQPRKLTTYESGVDPVGSGWAQGAVRYFIYALLYVVFAVDVVYLFPWALVLRTEIGAASLVEMGIFLGVLLIGLGHVWRRGLLRWV from the coding sequence ATGACCGACTACCTCGTGGCGCTCGCCGTGACCATGACCGGGATCCTCCTGGTCGTGGCGGCCGCTGGTGCACGACGGGTGCTGGCCCCGCACGACCCGCAGCCCCGCAAGCTCACGACCTACGAGTCCGGTGTGGACCCGGTCGGCTCGGGCTGGGCCCAGGGTGCGGTCCGCTACTTCATCTACGCCCTGCTCTACGTCGTCTTTGCCGTCGATGTCGTCTACCTGTTCCCCTGGGCGCTGGTGCTGCGCACCGAGATCGGGGCCGCATCACTCGTCGAGATGGGCATCTTCCTCGGGGTCCTGCTCATCGGTCTGGGCCACGTGTGGCGCCGCGGTCTGCTGAGGTGGGTGTGA
- a CDS encoding NADH-quinone oxidoreductase subunit B → MTVDLPTPRVGRAAEAAPDAVRVVLNWGRKYSLWVFNFGLACCAIEFIAASMARHDFIRLGVIPFAPGPRQSDLMVVSGTVTDKMAPAIRRLYDQMPEPKYVISYGACSNSGGPYWDSYSVTKGVDQIIPVDVYVPGCPPRPEALLHGILTLQEQIAAETPGRARAGSRPRPYAELPASAGEVTRGLLSPPDTTPPSASDGDKTTPPSASDGGESR, encoded by the coding sequence ATGACGGTCGATCTGCCCACCCCGCGGGTCGGCCGCGCCGCGGAGGCCGCCCCCGACGCGGTGCGCGTCGTGCTCAACTGGGGGCGCAAGTACAGCCTCTGGGTCTTTAACTTCGGGCTCGCCTGCTGCGCGATCGAGTTCATCGCCGCCTCGATGGCCCGGCACGACTTCATCCGGCTCGGCGTCATCCCGTTTGCCCCCGGGCCGCGCCAATCGGACCTGATGGTCGTCTCCGGCACGGTCACGGACAAGATGGCCCCGGCGATCCGTCGGCTCTATGACCAGATGCCCGAGCCCAAGTACGTCATCTCCTATGGCGCGTGCTCCAACTCCGGAGGTCCCTACTGGGACTCCTACTCGGTCACCAAGGGCGTCGACCAGATCATCCCGGTCGACGTCTACGTCCCCGGCTGCCCGCCCCGGCCCGAGGCGCTGCTCCACGGCATCCTCACCCTGCAGGAGCAGATCGCCGCCGAGACCCCCGGTCGCGCCCGGGCAGGCTCTCGACCCAGACCGTATGCCGAGCTGCCGGCCAGCGCGGGTGAGGTCACCCGAGGCCTGCTGTCGCCACCCGACACCACTCCACCGAGCGCGTCGGATGGCGACAAAACCACCCCACCGAGCGCGTCGGATGGCGGTGAGAGCCGGTGA
- a CDS encoding NADH-quinone oxidoreductase subunit C, translated as MITWDVTVEEWTQQVRAAHAEGFDFFDWLSAVDQLDAEADPGLDVLCHLIRTDPWERVLLRTRVPVGTSLGSVTEVFRGAAWHERETHEMFGIDFAGFDDGTSAGLRPLLLPNGFEGNPLRKSFHLTARASKPWPGAKEPGEGGEAAAERPARPGRDGETPAPRKRARRRLLPPGVPDESWGPR; from the coding sequence GTGATCACCTGGGACGTCACCGTGGAGGAGTGGACGCAGCAGGTGCGGGCGGCCCACGCCGAGGGTTTTGACTTCTTTGACTGGCTCTCCGCCGTCGACCAGCTTGATGCCGAGGCGGACCCCGGCCTCGACGTGCTGTGCCACCTGATCCGCACCGACCCGTGGGAGCGGGTGCTGCTGCGCACCCGCGTGCCGGTCGGCACGTCCCTGGGCAGCGTCACCGAGGTCTTTCGCGGAGCGGCCTGGCACGAGCGCGAGACGCACGAGATGTTTGGCATCGACTTCGCCGGCTTCGACGACGGCACCTCCGCCGGGCTGCGGCCGCTGCTACTGCCCAACGGCTTCGAGGGCAACCCGCTGCGCAAGTCCTTCCACCTGACCGCGCGAGCCTCGAAGCCGTGGCCCGGCGCCAAGGAGCCGGGCGAGGGCGGCGAGGCCGCCGCCGAACGGCCGGCGCGTCCGGGCCGGGACGGTGAGACACCGGCGCCGCGCAAACGCGCCCGCCGCCGGCTCCTGCCGCCGGGGGTCCCCGACGAGTCCTGGGGGCCGCGCTGA
- the nuoH gene encoding NADH-quinone oxidoreductase subunit NuoH — MELPLTVEIILKAVVVLAAFLTLPLAIGQTEHKVMAHMQGRLGPMEAGPHGIAQLVADGIKFVQKEDITPAAADRWVFRLAPAVALIPYLIALAAIPWSAAWVAADVPASLLFVLAVSSIGIFGTLMAGWGSGNKYSLVGGMRAGAQLVSYELPMVLAAASVAMAAGTLSLTGIAQAWSWWWLVWQLPGALVFLIAAVAELQRVPFDAPIADAEVVFGPYTEYSGLGFAFFLLAEYAGIVVMSLLFTVLFLGGWSGPFADTLGPVWTLLKATLVAILILWLRIAWPRVREDQLQRLAWTVLVPLALVQLALTGVGVVIWG; from the coding sequence ATGGAACTGCCTCTGACCGTCGAGATCATCCTCAAGGCCGTGGTCGTGCTGGCGGCCTTCCTGACTCTGCCCCTGGCCATCGGCCAGACCGAGCACAAGGTGATGGCGCACATGCAGGGGCGCCTCGGCCCGATGGAGGCCGGCCCTCACGGCATCGCCCAGCTGGTGGCCGACGGCATCAAGTTCGTCCAGAAGGAGGACATCACCCCGGCCGCCGCGGACCGGTGGGTCTTCCGGCTGGCTCCGGCGGTCGCACTGATCCCCTATCTCATCGCGCTCGCCGCCATCCCGTGGTCCGCGGCCTGGGTCGCTGCCGACGTGCCGGCGAGCCTGCTGTTCGTGCTAGCCGTCAGCTCCATCGGGATCTTCGGCACCCTGATGGCCGGGTGGGGCAGCGGCAACAAGTACTCCCTCGTGGGAGGCATGCGGGCGGGTGCGCAGCTGGTGAGCTATGAGCTGCCGATGGTGCTGGCGGCCGCCTCCGTGGCGATGGCGGCCGGCACCCTGTCCCTCACCGGGATCGCCCAGGCCTGGTCCTGGTGGTGGCTGGTCTGGCAGCTGCCCGGTGCGCTGGTCTTCCTGATCGCGGCGGTCGCGGAGCTGCAGCGGGTGCCCTTCGATGCCCCCATCGCCGACGCCGAGGTGGTGTTCGGCCCCTACACCGAGTACTCCGGCCTCGGCTTCGCCTTCTTCCTGCTCGCCGAGTATGCCGGCATCGTCGTGATGTCCCTGCTGTTCACCGTGCTCTTCCTCGGGGGCTGGTCCGGACCCTTCGCCGACACGCTCGGCCCGGTGTGGACCCTGCTCAAGGCGACACTTGTCGCCATACTCATCCTGTGGTTGCGGATCGCCTGGCCCCGGGTGCGCGAGGACCAGCTGCAGCGCCTCGCCTGGACGGTGCTGGTGCCGCTGGCGCTGGTCCAGCTGGCCCTGACCGGCGTCGGGGTGGTGATCTGGGGATGA
- a CDS encoding NuoI/complex I 23 kDa subunit family protein — protein MSEEPVQTGRGDATPGALDLLRGLGRGLATTAKTLVTPAHTRQYPHVEPDLPERSHGVIALLEENCTSCMLCARECPSWCIYIDSHKETLEPTTEGGRARQHNVLDRFDIDFSLCMYCGICIEVCPFDALFWAPDFAYAEGDIRNMLHDKSRLGTWMARVPDSALPEGYVRPGADAGPAADESPAEIAGPAEVAGSAAVEPDGPASGAAAPEGEE, from the coding sequence ATGAGTGAGGAACCGGTGCAGACGGGTCGCGGCGACGCGACACCAGGGGCCCTGGACCTGCTGCGCGGCCTGGGTCGCGGCCTGGCCACGACCGCCAAGACGCTGGTCACGCCCGCGCACACCCGCCAGTATCCGCACGTCGAGCCGGACCTGCCGGAGCGTTCGCACGGGGTCATCGCGCTCCTCGAGGAGAACTGCACCTCGTGCATGCTGTGCGCCCGTGAGTGCCCGTCGTGGTGCATCTACATCGACTCGCACAAGGAGACCCTCGAGCCCACGACCGAGGGCGGGCGGGCGCGGCAGCACAACGTGCTGGACCGTTTCGATATCGACTTCTCGCTCTGCATGTACTGCGGCATCTGCATCGAGGTGTGCCCGTTCGACGCACTCTTCTGGGCCCCCGACTTTGCGTATGCCGAGGGAGACATCCGCAACATGCTCCACGACAAGTCCCGGCTGGGCACGTGGATGGCCCGGGTGCCGGACTCCGCCCTGCCGGAGGGTTATGTCAGGCCCGGAGCCGACGCAGGACCCGCAGCGGACGAGAGCCCCGCAGAGATTGCCGGCCCTGCCGAGGTCGCGGGCTCCGCAGCGGTCGAGCCCGACGGGCCAGCCTCTGGTGCCGCCGCCCCGGAGGGTGAGGAGTGA
- a CDS encoding NADH-quinone oxidoreductase subunit J family protein — protein sequence MTSRDVLFAAVGLITAAAAVLSVTSRRVLHAGLWLVVALGGVAGCYLVLGAELVALVQLLVYVGAVVVLVLFALMLTRTGVAEVDSTPGQRWLAAAIGAGVTVLVGGTLIAAYGWQERPVTGASNEQIGEQIFGTWVWPFELLSLLLLAALVAAVAVATTGRRAGAEQGSGVKAVAGADSRSGGER from the coding sequence GTGACCAGTCGCGACGTCCTGTTCGCGGCAGTGGGGTTGATCACCGCTGCCGCTGCCGTGTTGTCGGTCACCAGCCGCCGGGTGCTGCACGCCGGCCTGTGGCTGGTCGTCGCGCTCGGGGGAGTGGCTGGTTGCTATCTGGTGCTCGGCGCCGAGCTGGTGGCACTGGTGCAGCTGCTCGTCTATGTCGGTGCCGTCGTCGTCCTCGTGCTCTTTGCCCTCATGCTGACCCGGACGGGCGTCGCGGAGGTGGACAGCACGCCGGGCCAGCGCTGGTTGGCCGCAGCGATCGGCGCGGGGGTCACCGTGCTGGTGGGCGGCACCCTGATTGCCGCGTATGGCTGGCAGGAACGGCCGGTGACCGGCGCCAGCAACGAGCAGATCGGTGAGCAGATCTTCGGCACCTGGGTGTGGCCCTTCGAGCTGTTGTCCCTGCTGCTGCTGGCGGCGCTCGTGGCGGCTGTCGCCGTGGCCACCACCGGCCGGCGGGCAGGCGCTGAACAGGGCTCGGGGGTTAAGGCCGTGGCGGGTGCCGACTCACGCTCGGGGGGCGAGCGGTGA